In Vanacampus margaritifer isolate UIUO_Vmar chromosome 6, RoL_Vmar_1.0, whole genome shotgun sequence, the DNA window TTTATTGGTTGTGTTCCGTCATATCTGGCCCAAGCATGAGGCTGCCTCTATCACATCTCACACCTGAAGATTCTTCACGATCCTACCTGGGGTGTGAAATGTTGACCGCCCGAGACCACAGAACCTTTAGACCAGTGGAGCTGCTAGACTGGCTCCACGGGGCGCGTGACCTGGACTTGCTGTCTCTTGTCTCTTCTGAGAAAATTCTCAGATCACAGAGAGAAGACAAACAAGTATGTAAGGTTTGGCTATGTTGCAAATAAACGTGTTAAACACGAGTATCAAAGTCTtagtaaaacaaaaacgtgAAATCATACGGGTTCCATCCCGAGTCCCGACACCAGCCATATGTGCAAACTCTGacctttattttgaatgtgtctATAACAGGAGAAATGTGATTTGCAGAAAAGATTTGAGAGCACCCATCAAGGCTTAAAAAGTTTACATCCGCTTGTTTCTTGCAACAACAAACATGTCACCATCCAGATGGAGACGGGCACACAGACACTCAcagaggtcattttttttaagcaataatGGGTACACCTTGATAtctttatttgttattgttgtattaTCTGAATTATCCATTGTTGAATTAAAGGAAGAGCAAGTAAGTCAAGTACGCGAGTCTGTGCAAGAGGAGCAAATGACACAAAACGGGCAACTGCTAAGGTGGGCAAGTCGAGAGGAAGACATCACAGGTTTTTGTGTCTTTCACTTGATTCAATAGTCTGCCTTTGCTGTCGGCAGGAACTCACAAGAAGCTGAAGAAGTAGACAAGCAGAGGCTGCTGCATCAGCATTTGTGTTTAGAGACTGACGTGTCTGAATTGAAGAAGAAACTGCAAACACAGAAGGAAGAACACCAAAGACAAGACGCACAGAGGGTCCGGAACATTGAGGAGGTCAAAGCCGAAGCCTTGCACTGGAAGCAGAAATGGCAACATGTGGCTGTGACTCTGCAATCTGCGTTCAAGGAACTGGATGACCTCAAGAAGACTAATGTAAGATCCTGTTTCATTGAGTTAggagtattttctttcattggcTAATTAAAAGAATCAAATAATAAGAGAActacggaagtgtattgcattcaattgaaaaagaaaaaggctctGGATTTAtgactaattttttgggatgatttgttttttgtgtgtaatttttctgttttacttaatattttttttctgtcataaaaaaaatcccaaaaaagGAGGTAAAAGAGTATTCAGAAAAAccggaggaaaaattactcagaaaaaaaaacaggaaaaaaatacattattcataaaaaacagcagggggggttaaaaaaaaaagaaagaaaaacaatactcagaaaaacagaggctggtgctctgttttttggagtaatgttttgttttgttttttacctctgaactccaagtgacttgttgcagactcgctaatagcagACACTTTGCCGCATACCTCCAACGTACCTTCATTTATATCACTTAGTGGCTCAATTAAGGTAGTAAGTACATGAACATGTCAATTGGTCGGCATGATTTTAATAAGCTGACAGATAAGTTTCTATGGAAGCGTAATGCATGCGGAAAAGTgaccgctattagcgagtcagCAACAAGGAATCCAGTCACTAAACTCCTGTGATTCAGATTCAAttcaggtttgttttttttaactagctcctcccgctagccgctcttgttagccactccatcTTATGActccgactaactcccgctGACCGCTCTTGTTAGCAACTCAGGCTATGTCCGGCTCGCTCGGTCTTTCGGCGTCGCTCACCGGGCTTCACAacggctgccaagtcgccgtcACTTGCggagatgctcgtttgctcatGCAAAATAacaattggtggtaggcttgcgaaatgtGGTCTATTTGAGCCACCGTAGTATGCATATCCTGCCTGCTTCTAATGCAATgatttgaccactagatggcgctagggatcactgaatggCCATTAATTTCAGAGTACAGTGTTAAAACTCGCCCGTGGGATCATTTTACAACCTGTGTATTTTTCC includes these proteins:
- the LOC144053186 gene encoding uncharacterized protein LOC144053186 → MWDTKSRFKAQSAFAVGRNSQEAEEVDKQRLLHQHLCLETDVSELKKKLQTQKEEHQRQDAQRVRNIEEVKAEALHWKQKWQHVAVTLQSAFKELDDLKKTNLVVDRRSLHQGSVLMPVYEEDEENAENAPVGTNLLNKNLHH